From a single Xiphophorus maculatus strain JP 163 A chromosome 5, X_maculatus-5.0-male, whole genome shotgun sequence genomic region:
- the lonrf1 gene encoding LON peptidase N-terminal domain and RING finger protein 1 translates to MALKAQVADEKSAFFIGAEEEEEGHHELILQKGNALASEDCLKEAIDWFSAAWRYGSVRPEQLSTFVDCILRNFKKKSPGPQSSAGRSPDAAEESGDLAVFSCPNCHGFLGEPVTVACGHSYCKRCLQRCLVSKCRLCDEPVGGEERANVALCGLLEKWFPDELKKLKTLQEVEVSCNRKRYNEVVSLASDILRSDPSVTLARLSRAEAYMALKQYRLALEDAEFCSRSSYSAEAQFRKAMVLHEMGQVDESLQVFLHCLTIDEDFPGAKRKVEKILCDLLSPADENVKVGLRETTQNTLPHLRSKHLVTEAQTQSPSQRQKQQHQVRAASAHQVDSQEKRCESLERPGLSRAQSLRMHGSSSSSSEEGLKRVSSAPQLGDQDKGSLLKRKLSVSDIESCVVDSGSSKYKKQGVSKGFKLKSAKPKTCRSVPKDLLDANDLECSLCMRLFYEPVTTPCGHTFCKNCLERCLDHTPQCPLCKESLREYLARRKYVVTNVLDIMIKQLFSQEYEDRTKTHLEENRELSDLTKNVPIFVCTMAYPTVPCPLHVFEPRYRLMIRRCMDTGTRQFGMCISDAQKGFADYGCMLIVRSVHFLPDGRSVVDTIGGKRFRVLSRAMKDGYNTADIEHLEDTRVEDREELEKLQELHDAVYEQAQVWFENLKIRFHNQILQHFGPMPEREPDIQATPNGPACCWWLLAVLPIDPRYQLSVLSMTSLKDRLVKIQNILTYLQSIPNN, encoded by the exons ATGGCACTAAAAGCGCAGGTGGCGGATGAGAAAAGCGCTTTCTTCATCGgcgctgaggaggaggaggagggccaCCATGAACTTATACTACAGAAAGGCAACGCTTTGGCTTCTGAGGACTGCCTCAAGGAGGCCATCGACTGGTTTTCAGCGGCATGGCGCTACGGATCGGTGCGTCCTGAGCAGCTAAGCACTTTTGTGGACTGTATCCTCCGCAACTTCAAGAAGAAATCCCCCGGGCCGCAGTCCTCAGCGGGCCGGAGCCCGGACGCAGCGGAGGAATCCGGGGACTTGGCGGTGTTCAGCTGCCCCAACTGTCATGGCTTTTTAGGCGAACCTGTGACCGTAGCTTGTGGACATTCATATTGTAAAAGGTGCTTACAGCGGTGCCTCGTATCCAAGTGTAGGCTGTGCGACGAGCCTGTCGGGGGCGAGGAGAGAGCCAACGTAGCTCTGTGCGGACTTCTAGAAAAATGGTTCCCCGACGAgctgaaaaagttaaaaacgtTGCAAGAAGTGGAAGTGTCCTGCAATAGAAAACGCTACAACGAAGTTGTGTCGCTAGCGAGCGATATTCTCCGCTCAG aTCCTAGCGTGACCTTGGCTCGTCTCTCTCGAGCAGAAGCGTACATGGCTCTCAAACAGTACCGACTGGCTTTGGAGGACGCAGAGTTCTGTTCCAGGTCCAGCTATTCTGCTGAA GCTCAGTTCAGGAAAGCTATGGTGCTGCATGAAATGGGTCAGGTAGACGAGTCTCTCCAAGTCTTCCTCCACTGCTTGACAATCGACGAGGACTTCCCAGGTGCtaaaagaaaagtggaaaag ATCTTGTGTGACCTCCTCTCCCCGGCTGATGAGAATGTCAAGGTGGGCCTGAGAGAAACGACACAGAACACGTTGCCCCACCTGCGCAGTAAACATCTTGTGACAGAAGCTCAGACTCAGAGCCCCAGTCAGAGGCAGAAGCAGCAACACCAGGTCCGTGCCGCCTCTGCACACCAAGTGGACAGCCAGGAG AAGCGATGCGAAAGCCTGGAGCGGCCCGGCCTGAGCCGAGCTCAGTCGCTTCGAATGCACGGCTCTAGCTCTAGCAGCAGTGAAGAGGGGCTGAAGAGGGTGAGCTCAGCTCCTCAGCTGGGCGACCAGGACAAGGGAAGTCTGCTGAAGAGGAAGCTGTCTGTGTCAGACATCGAATCATGTGTGGTGGACAGTGGGAGTAGCAAATACAAGAAACAAG GTGTATCAAAAGGCTTCAAGCTTAAATCAGCCAaaccaaaaacatgcagaagtGTTCCTAAAGATCTGCTGGACGCCAATGACCTGGAGTGCTCCCTCTGCATGAG ATTGTTTTATGAACCCGTGACAACACCATGCGGCCACACTTTCTGTAAAAACTGCTTGGAGCGCTGCTTGGACCACACTCCCCAGTGTCCCCTCTGCAAAGAGAGTCTCAGAGAG TATCTAGCGCGCAGGAAGTACGTAGTGACGAATGTCTTGGACATCATGATCAAACAACTTTTCAGTCAGGAGTACGAGGACAGGACGAAAACACACCTGGAGGAGAACAGAGAGTTGTCCGA CTTGACGAAGAATGTGCCTATCTTTGTCTGTACTATGGCTTACCCCACTGTGCCTTGTCCCCTCCATGTCTTTGAGCCACGTTATCGCCTCATGATCCGCCGCTGTATGGACACAGGCACACGGCAGTTTGGGATGTGCATTAGTGATGCTCAGAAAGG GTTTGCAGACTATGGCTGCATGCTGATCGTCAGGAGCGTCCACTTCCTCCCTGATGGTCGTTCCGTGGTCGATACCATTGGAGGAAAACGCTTCCGGGTTTTGTCCAGAGCAATGAAGGATGGTTACAATACTGCGGACATTGAGCACCTGGAGGACACCAGG GTGGAGGACAGAGAGGAACTAGAAAAGCTACAAGAACTTCATGATGCAGTTTATGAACAGGCCCAAGTCTGGTTCGAAAATCTCAAAATCCGCTTCCACAACCAGATTCTGCAGCACTTTGGACCAATGCCAGAACGAGAACCAGACATCCAG GCAACTCCAAATGGTCCTGCTTGCTGCTGGTGGCTGCTGGCCGTTCTGCCCATTGACCCTCGGTACCAGCTGTCTGTCCTGTCCATGACCAGCCTCAAAGACCGCCTGGTGAAGATCCAGAACATCCTCACATATCTGCAGAGCATTCCCAACAACTAA